One region of Vigna angularis cultivar LongXiaoDou No.4 chromosome 10, ASM1680809v1, whole genome shotgun sequence genomic DNA includes:
- the LOC108344499 gene encoding WRKY transcription factor 72A, whose product MLKLLDILQQEKTEDWANAKGVTSREESEESELVSLSLGISLKGKTKGERKHCKREDEGMDKGLRLGLDINLDPVDHAEAANISSTASSFGEGGKEEEPSEMWPPSKVLKAMKYVDKSEASQNDQPKKTRVSIRARCDTQTMNDGCQWRKYGQKMAKGNPCPRAYYRCTVSPLCPVRKQVQRCAQDMSILITTYEGIHNHPLPISATAMACTTSAAASMLQSPSLSSQNGHGLVNSAISSITNFSAPNYNLDNALNFSTYHVSRPHQFYFPNSSISSLNSHPTITLDLTAPPTSSNLNFSSGFSPLQSSMSPSPWSSYSSYFNSGPLTHKRNHGDYLLNTGHQNQPYLEHLHHPICTSNNNFSQRSLPDSIIAATKAITSNPKFQSVLATALTTYVGNEAGGGRLRENHVLENAELNLKLCSENTIGCASSRYLNVSSSALNPQQGNSSIFPLPSLPEQWK is encoded by the exons ATGTTGAAGTTGTTGGACATTTTACAACAAGAAAAAACTGAAGATTGGGCAAATGCTAAAGGTGTAACTAGCCGTGAGGAAAGTGAAGAGAGTGAACTTGTGTCGCTTTCTCTTGGGATATCATTGAAAGGAAAGACTAAGGGTGAGAGGAAGCATTGCAAGAGAGAAGATGAGGGTATGGATAAAGGACTCAGACTTGGGTTAGATATCAATTTGGATCCTGTAGATCATGCTGAAGCTGCAAATATTTCCAGCACTGCAAGTAGTTTCGGTGAGGGAGGGAAGGAAGAGGAACCAAGTGAGATGTGGCCACCCAGTAAAGTTTTGAAGGCAATGAAATATGTGGATAAAAGTGAAGCTTCTCAAAATGATCAGCCCAAGAAAACTAGGGTTTCCATCAGAGCCAGATGTGATACTCAAACG ATGAATGATGGGTGTCAATGGAGAAAATATGGACAGAAAATGGCAAAAGGAAATCCATGTCCCCGAGCTTACTATCGATGCACTGTTTCTCCATTGTGTCCTGTAAGAAAACAG GTGCAAAGATGTGCTCAAGACATGTCCATATTGATCACAACCTATGAAGGAATCCACAATCATCCACTTCCTATATCAGCGACTGCAATGGCTTGCACAACTTCTGCTGCAGCTTCCATGCTTCAATCTCCCTCATTGAGTTCACAGAATGGACATGGACTAGTCAATTCAGCTATATCCTCCATTACCAATTTCAGTGCTCCTAATTACAACCTTGATAATGCTCTAAACTTCTCCACATACCATGTTTCAAGACCACATCAATTCTACTTTCCAAACTCATCTATTTCAAGCTTGAATTCTCACCCCACAATCACTTTGGACCTTACAGCACCCCCAACATCCTCAAACCTTAATTTTTCCTCAGGTTTCTCTCCTCTGCAATCTAGCATGTCTCCATCACCTTGGAGCAGTTACAGTAGTTACTTCAACTCAGGACCACTGACTCATAAAAGAAACCATGGTGATTACTTGCTAAACACTGGACATCAAAATCAGCCATATCTTGAGCATCTCCATCACCCTATTTGCACGAGCAACAATAACTTTTCTCAACGCTCTTTGCCGGATTCCATTATTGCTGCAACCAAGGCAATCACAAGCAATCCAAAATTTCAATCAGTGTTGGCAACTGCTCTCACAACATATGTTGGCAATGAAGCTGGTGGTGGTAGGTTAAGAGAAAACCATGTTCTTGAGAATGCAGAACTGAACTTAAAGCTATGTAGTGAAAACACCATAGGATGTGCATCATCAAGGTACTTGAACGTGTCTTCTTCTGCTCTTAACCCTCAACAAGGAAACTCAAGTATATTTCCACTACCATCATTACCTGAGCAATGGAAGTAA